The Oceanimonas doudoroffii genome includes a region encoding these proteins:
- a CDS encoding UDP-N-acetylmuramoyl-tripeptide--D-alanyl-D-alanine ligase produces the protein MIAVSLSRLADASGGELRGTDRDILAVSTDSRQPMHEGCLFVALSGDRFDAHDFAEQAVKQGAAALLVERWLELDLPQIRVADTRLALGVLGGLVREQSHARVLAITGSCGKTTVKEMAASILRQKGEVLATRGNLNNEIGVPLTLCELTDAIDYAVIELGANHIGEIAWTSSLAKPHVALINNVEASHLEGFGSLEGIAQAKGEIYGGLEPGGVAIANGDSPFCSLWKQQVELTYFGERREYQARQVTLDAAGCARFRLLTPQGEVDVQLPVPGRHNVANALAAAAGTEQLGASLEDIATGLAAFDQAKGRLQVWTRPGLTVLDDTYNASVASVLAGLDTLASLPGYRIFVFGDMAELGDYSRDMHVRVGEHARKLGIDAVLTAGEDSRHTATAAQGRHFDNKQQLWPALKAELAAHNKVVVLVKGARSARMEDMVRAIWEGELC, from the coding sequence GGGCTGCCTGTTTGTGGCGCTGTCCGGCGATCGCTTTGATGCCCACGACTTTGCCGAACAGGCGGTGAAGCAGGGCGCCGCTGCCCTGCTGGTTGAGCGCTGGCTGGAGCTGGATTTACCCCAGATCCGCGTGGCCGATACGCGGCTGGCGCTGGGCGTGCTGGGCGGCCTGGTGCGTGAACAAAGCCATGCTCGCGTGCTGGCCATCACCGGCAGCTGTGGCAAGACCACGGTGAAGGAAATGGCCGCCAGCATACTGCGCCAGAAAGGCGAGGTGCTGGCCACCAGGGGCAACCTCAACAATGAAATCGGCGTGCCCCTGACCCTGTGCGAGCTGACCGATGCCATCGACTATGCGGTGATCGAGCTCGGCGCCAATCACATCGGCGAAATTGCCTGGACCAGCTCGCTGGCAAAGCCCCATGTGGCATTGATCAACAACGTGGAAGCCTCGCACCTGGAAGGGTTCGGCTCGCTGGAAGGCATTGCCCAGGCCAAGGGAGAAATCTACGGCGGCCTGGAGCCCGGTGGGGTGGCCATCGCCAACGGCGACAGCCCCTTCTGCAGCCTGTGGAAACAACAGGTGGAGCTGACGTATTTCGGCGAGCGCCGTGAATACCAGGCCCGCCAGGTGACCCTGGATGCCGCCGGCTGTGCCCGTTTTCGGCTGCTGACGCCTCAGGGCGAGGTGGACGTGCAGTTGCCGGTGCCCGGCAGGCACAACGTGGCCAATGCGCTGGCCGCCGCCGCCGGTACCGAACAGCTGGGCGCTAGCCTGGAGGATATTGCGACCGGACTTGCCGCCTTTGATCAGGCCAAGGGCCGGTTGCAGGTATGGACGCGACCTGGTCTGACGGTACTGGATGATACCTATAACGCCAGCGTCGCGTCGGTACTGGCCGGGCTCGATACCCTGGCCAGCCTGCCGGGTTACCGCATTTTCGTGTTTGGTGACATGGCCGAGCTCGGGGATTACAGCCGCGACATGCATGTCAGGGTGGGCGAGCATGCCCGCAAGCTTGGCATTGACGCCGTGCTGACCGCGGGTGAAGACAGCCGGCACACGGCCACGGCGGCCCAGGGCCGTCATTTCGACAACAAGCAACAACTGTGGCCAGCGCTGAAGGCAGAACTGGCGGCACACAACAAGGTGGTAGTTTTGGTCAAGGGTGCACGCAGTGCCCGGATGGAAGACATGGTCCGGGCCATTTGGGAGGGCGAGCTATGCTAG